Part of the Kitasatospora sp. NBC_01266 genome, GGCGATCAGCCTGGCGCTGACCGCGCTGAGTTCGGCCGCCCTGCTGCTGCCGGTGGGCACCCTCGCCTACTGGTGCGTGGTCGGCGGCTCGACCACCCTGCCGCCCGCCTCGCTGCTCGGCGCGGCCGGACAGACCGCGCTGTACGCGGTCAGTGCCGCCGCGTTGACCACGGCGCTGGCGCTGCCGGTCGGCCTGCTCTCGGTGCGGCACCGCAGCCGGTTCACGGTGCTGCTGGAGCGCAGCACCTACCTGGTCCAGGGCCTGCCGGGGCTGGCGATCGCGCTGGGACTGGTGTTCTTCGGGATCCGCTACGCCTTCTCGCTGTACCAGAGCCCGCAGTTGCTGGTGATCGGCTACGCGGTGATGTTCTTCCCGCTGGCCCTGGTCGCGGTGCGCGCCTCGGTGGCGTCCGCGCCCGTCGGGCTGGAGGAGATCGGCCGTTCGCTCGGGCGGCCGCGCTGGTCGGTGGCGCTGCGGGTGACCCTGCCGCTGGTCGCGCCGGGGCTGGCGGCCGGCTTCTGCCTGGTCTTCCTCTCCGTGGTCACAGAACTGACCGCGACCCTGATCCTGATCCCGACCGGCGCGCACACCCTGGCCACCCGGTTCTGGGAGTACGAGTCCGACCTCTCCTACGGCGCCGCGGCCCCCTACGCGGCGCTGATGGTGGCGATCGCCGCCGTGCCCAGCTACGTCCTCGGCCGCTGGTTCGACCGGGTCAGAGCCCGACAGGAGCAATCCGCATGACCAGTCTCACGCTGAGCGGGGTCGCCAAGTCCTACGGCCGCCAGCCCGTGCTGCACGGTGTCGACCTGGAGGTGCCGGCCGGTGCGCTGGCCGCCGTGCTCGGCCCGTCGGGCAGCGGCAAGACCACCCTGCTGCGGGTGGTCGCCGGGTTCGAGCGGGCGGATGCGGGCACGGTCAGCCTGGGCGGCCAGGTGGTGGACGACGGGCGGCGCCAACTGCCGCCCGAGCGACGGAAGATCGGCTACGTGCCGCAGGACGGCGGCCTCTTCCCGCACCTCACGGTGGCCGGCAACGTCGCCTTCGGACTGCCCGGCCGCGCCCGGCGGCACACCGCCGCGGTCGGCGAACTGCTGGAGCGGGTCGGCCTGACCGGCCTGGACGGGCGCTACCCGCACCAGCTCTCCGGCGGCCAGCAGCAGCGCGTCGCGCTCGCCCGCGCACTCGCCGTCCGCCCGCAACTGGTGCTGCTGGACGAGCCGTTCTCGGCGCTGGACGCCGGCCTGCGGGCCAGCATCCGGGCCGACGTGCAGACGATCCTGCGGGAGTTCGGGGCCACCGCGATCCTGGTGACGCACGACCAGGACGAGGCCCTGTCGATGGCCGATCTGGTGGCGGTGGTGCGCGACGGGCGGATCGCCCAGTGCGCGACCCCGCACGAGCTCTACCGGCGGCCGGCGGATCCGCAACTGGCCTCCTTCGTCGGCGAGGCCAACCTGCTGCCCGGCACCTTCGAACCGGAGGGCGGCAGCGGCCCGGCCACGGTGCGCACGGTGCTCGGCAGCCTGCCGCTGCACGCCGCGCCCGAGGGGTCCGGCAGCGGGCCGGCCCTGGTGCTGCTCCGCCCCGAGCAGGTCGAGGTCCGTCCGCTCGCCGGGGAGCACAACGACGACCTGGACCTGGACTTGGCCGCCGTGGTCGCCGACTGCCGCTACCACGGTCACGACACCGTGCTCCGCTGCACGCTCGACGGGCCCGACCGGGACCCGGCGGGGGAGCGGTTGGAGATCACCGCGCGGTTGAGCGACGGCGCGGCCTGGCCGACCGGAAGCCGGGTCGGCCTGCGGGCCCGGGGACCGGTCACCGCCTGGCCGGCTCCGGCTGCCGCTACCACCTAACCCGCGCCGCCGCTTTCGTCCTTCACAACCCCTGGCGACGAGTCGCCAGGGGAGCGGTACCCCCTGCCCGATTCCGGGCAAGGTCAGGCAAGGCTTGCC contains:
- a CDS encoding ABC transporter ATP-binding protein, with the translated sequence MTSLTLSGVAKSYGRQPVLHGVDLEVPAGALAAVLGPSGSGKTTLLRVVAGFERADAGTVSLGGQVVDDGRRQLPPERRKIGYVPQDGGLFPHLTVAGNVAFGLPGRARRHTAAVGELLERVGLTGLDGRYPHQLSGGQQQRVALARALAVRPQLVLLDEPFSALDAGLRASIRADVQTILREFGATAILVTHDQDEALSMADLVAVVRDGRIAQCATPHELYRRPADPQLASFVGEANLLPGTFEPEGGSGPATVRTVLGSLPLHAAPEGSGSGPALVLLRPEQVEVRPLAGEHNDDLDLDLAAVVADCRYHGHDTVLRCTLDGPDRDPAGERLEITARLSDGAAWPTGSRVGLRARGPVTAWPAPAAATT